A genomic region of Haemorhous mexicanus isolate bHaeMex1 chromosome 14, bHaeMex1.pri, whole genome shotgun sequence contains the following coding sequences:
- the RAB33A gene encoding ras-related protein Rab-33A, translating into MAAGGGGGRPPGPDPALEPYVQTRIFKIIVIGDSNVGKTCLTFRFCGGTFPGKTEATIGVDFREKTVEIEGERIKVQVWDTAGQERFRKSMVEHYYRNVHAVVFVYDVTKMSSFTNLKTWIEECNGHAVPPLVPRVLVGNKCDLKDLIQVPSSLALKFADAHNMLLFETSAKDPQESQNVDAIFMCLVCRLKAQRSLPCRDTEGWPAQPQPHSRRLDEASGKSSCPC; encoded by the exons atggcggcgggcggcggcggagggCGGCCGCCGGGCCCCGACCCCGCGCTGGAGCCCTACGTGCAGACCCGCATCTTCAAAATCATCGTGATCGGAGACTCCAACGTGGGCAAGACGTGCCTGACCTTCCGCTTCTGCGGGGGCACCTTCCCCGGCAAGACCGAGGCTACCATCGGCGTGGACTTCCGCGAGAAGACGGTGGAGATCGAGGGGGAGCGCATCAAG GTGCAAGTGTGGGACACAGCTGGCCAGGAGAGGTTTCGGAAGAGCATGGTGGAGCACTACTACCGCAACGTGCACGCTGTGGTCTTCGTGTATGATGTGACCAAGATGAGCTCCTTCACCAACCTCAAAACATGGATCGAGGAGTGCAACGGGCACGCAGTGCCCCCGCTCGTTCCCAGAGTGCTCGTGGGGAACAAGTGTGACTTGAAAGACCTGATCCAGGtgccatccagcctggccctcaAGTTCGCCGACGCTCATAACATGCTTTTGTTTGAGACCTCGGCCAAGGACCCACAGGAAAGCCAGAACGTGGACGCGATTTTCATGTGCCTGGTGTGCCGGCTGAAGGCGCAACGCTCGCTGCCCTGCCGGGACACGGAGGGCTGGCCGGCGCAGCCCCAGCCGCACTCCCGACGGCTGGACGAGGCCAGCGGGAAGAGCTCTTGCCCGTGCTGA
- the RBMX2 gene encoding RNA-binding motif protein, X-linked 2, with protein sequence MNPLTKVKLINELNAREAELGVQEAVSWHAEYKDSAWVFVGGLHYALTEGDVICVFSQYGEVVNINLVRDKKTGKSKGFCFLCYEDQRSTILAVDNFNGIKIKGRTIRVDHVANYRPPKESEDWDDVTRALHAKGCGVKTPPHTSSDSSSEDEDVPVKKQKEKQWSRADRSKPSPQAGKQVSMEEPHLRIKIKKEKEDSGYERYAGGSAGRNAGSRTQRDEEQRRHQRHSDSRGDKNCREQRGQSGSWEEREKREEAGRRGDGHSSRQDASPRGGRSREPHSRHRERGSGRDSGRC encoded by the exons ATGAA CCCCCTGACGAAAGTGAAGCTGATCAATGAGCTGAACGCGCGGGAGGCGGAGCTGGGCGTGCAGGAGGCGGTGTCGTGGCACGCGGAGTACAAGGACAGCGCTTGGGTCTTTGTGG GCGGGCTGCACTACGCGCTGACCGAGGGTGATGTCATCTGCGTGTTCTCGCA gTACGGCGAGGTCGTCAACATCAACCTCGTGCGGGACAAGAAGACCGGGAAGTCCAAGGGCTTCTGCTTCCTGTGCTATGAGGACCAGAGAAGCACCATCCTGGCTGTGGATAACTTCAATGGGATCAAG ATCAAGGGACGGACCATCCGTGTGGACCACGTGGCCAACTACCGGCCCCCCAAGGAATCTGAGGACTGGGATGATGTGACTAGGGCCCTCCATGCCAAGGGCTGCGGGGTTAAAACGCCGCCTCACACCTCGTCCGACTCCTCGTCTGAGGATGAGGATGTGCCCgtgaaaaagcagaaag AGAAgcagtggagcagagcagatCGGTCAAAGCCGAGCCCACAAGCTGGGAAGCAAGTGAGCATGGAGGAGCCCCATCTCAGGATCAAGAtcaagaaggagaaggaggattCCGGGTACGAGCGCTATGCTGGCGGGAGCGCCGGCAGGAACGCCGGGAGCAGGACGCAGCGGGATGAGGAGCAGCGACGGCACCAGCGGCACTCGGACAGCAGGGGGGACAAGAACTGCCGCGAGCAGAGAGGCCAGAGCGGCTCCTGGGAGGAGCgggagaagagggaggaggctggcaggaggggcGACGGGCACAGCAGCCGGCAAGACGCGTCCCCTAGGGGAGGCCGATCCCGGGAGCCCCATTCCAGGCACAGGGAGCGGGGCTCTGGCAGAGACTCTGGTcgctgctga
- the MARS2 gene encoding methionine--tRNA ligase, mitochondrial — translation MWRPPRRLPRPLRRAAGTGPGRRLLLSTPIFYANGPPHIGHLYSALLADALLRHRRLRAAGPARLCTGTDEHGLKIQQAAAAAGTSPAELCERVSGLFRQALTQAGVAFTDFTRTSEPRHQRAVRHFWGALRDGGVLYKGSYEGWYCTPEESFLPESQLAEGTDAQGRPCKVSLETGHEVHWTKEENYMFRLSAFRDPLQNWLRDNPRAIFPDPFYQCVLHWLDEDLPDLSVSRERNRLQWGIPVPSDPTQTIYVWVDALVNYLSVVGYPESHGAWWPAVHHVVGKDILKFHALYWPALLLAAGLEPPERILVHSHWTVRGQKMSKSLGNVVDPSVCMGQYGVDGFRYFLLRQGVPERDCDYYDEKVVKLVNSELADALGGLLNRSTAPSINPSNTYPCFSEPCFPKVLDSREARGTGRACAEDYKLVAAVASLPVQVDSYFEGFQIYKALECIAQCVRQTNGFFQRHRPWKLDRRDAAEQLWLDTILHITLECLRVYGTLLQPVVPHTADKLLSRLAVRPGERCLSALTFLARYDGKPCPFEGRQLGPDTGILFHRLGKLETMKRKQEAQVPDKQLL, via the exons ATGTggcggccgccccgccgcctcccgcgcCCGCTCCGCCGCGCCGCCGGTAccgggcccggccgccgccTGCTGCTCTCCACCCCCATCTTCTACGCGAACGGGCCACCGCACATCGGGCACCTGTACTCGGCGCTGCTGGCCGACGCGCTGCTCCGCCACCGCCGCCTGCgcgccgccggcccggcccggctctgCACGG GGACCGACGAGCACGGGCTGAAGATCCAGCAGGCCGCGGCCGCGGCGGGGACGTCCCCCGCGGAGCTTTGCGAGCGGGTCTCGGGGCTCTTCCGCCAGGCCCTGACCCAGGCCGGCGTCGCCTTCACCGACTTCACGCGCACCAGCGAGCCCCGGCACCAGCGAGCCGTGAGGCACTTCTGGGGTGCCCTCCGCGATGGAGGGGTGCTCTACAAGGGCTCCTACGAGGGCTGGTACTGCACACCCGAGGAGAGCTTCCTGCCCGAAAGCCAGCTGGCCGAGGGCACGGACGCCCAGGGCCGCCCCTGCAAAGTGTCCTTGGAGACCGGCCACGAG gtgcACTGGACCAAGGAGGAGAATTACATGTTCAGGCTCTCAGCATTTCGGGATCCCTTGCAGAACTGGCTCCGGGACAACCCACGTGCCATTTTTCCTGACCCTTTCTACCAGTGCGTGCTCCACTGGCTGGACGAGGACTTGCCAGACTTGTCGGTGTCCCGTGAACGAAACCGGCTGCAGTGGGGCATCCCCGTGCCCAGTGACCCCACACAGACCATCTACGTCTGGGTCGATGCCCTGGTGAACTACCTGAGCGTGGTGGGGTACCCTGAGAGCCACGGCGCGTGGTGGCCTGCCGTGCACCACGTCGTGGGCAAGGACATCCTCAAGTTCCATGCGCTGTACtggccggcgctgctgctggcggcagggctggagccccccgAGCGCATCCTGGTGCACTCCCACTGGACTGTGCGGGGCCAGAAGATGTCCAAGAGCCTGGGCAACGTGGTGGACCCCAGCGTGTGCATGGGGCAGTACGGCGTGGACGGGTTCCGGTACTTCCTGCTGCGGCAGGGCGTCCCAGAGAGGGATTGTGACTACTATGATGAGAAGGTGGTGAAGTTGGTGAATTCAGAGCTGGCAGATGCGCTTGGGGGACTGCTGAATCGCTCAACAGCCCCCAGCATTAACCCCAGCAACACCTACCCATGCTTCTCAGAGCCCTGTTTCCCAAAGGTTCTGGATTCTAGAGAGGCaagaggcacaggcagggcatGTGCTGAGGACTACAAGCTCGTGGCAGCAGTGGCCTCGCTGCCTGTACAGGTGGACAGTTATTTCGAAGGCTTCCAGATCTACAAGGCTTTGGAATGCATTGCCCAGTGTGTGAGGCAGACCAACGGCTTCTTCCAGAGGCACAGGCCTTGGAAACTTGACCGAAGGGATGCTgcggagcagctctggctggacACCATCCTGCACATCACTCTGGAGTGCCTGCGTGTGTACGGGACGCTCCTGCAGCCCGTGGTCCCACACACGGCAGACAAGCTGCTGTCCCGGCTGGCTGTCAGGCCTGGAGAGAGGTGTCTCTCTGCTCTGACATTCCTGGCACGCTATGATGGAAAGCCATGTCCCTTTGAGGGGAGGCAGCTCGGACCTGACACTGGCATCTTGTTCCACAGGCTGGGCAAGTTGGAAACTATGAAGAGAAAGCAAGAAGCTCAAGTCCCTGACAAACAGCTTCTGTGA
- the SLC25A14 gene encoding brain mitochondrial carrier protein 1: MSALNWKPFVYGGLASIVAEFGTFPVDLTKTRLQVQGQSTDARFREVRYRGMFHALFRICREEGGRALYSGIAPALLRQASYGTIKIGIYQSLKRLFVDRMEDETLLINVICGVVSGVISSALANPTDVLKIRMQAQGSLFQGGMIGSFIDIYQQEGTRGLWRGVVPTAQRAAIVVGVELPVYDITKKHLILSGLMGDTIFAHFISSFTCGLAGAIASNPVDVVRTRMMNQRAIVGSTELYKGTLDGLVKTWKSEGFFALYKGFWPNWLRLGPWNIIFFITYEQLKRLPF; this comes from the exons ATGTCCGCGCTCAACTGGAAACCCTTCGTGTATGGCGGGCTCGCCTCCATCGTGGCCGAGTTCG gcACGTTCCCCGTGGACCTCACCAAGACGCGGCTGCAGGTGCAGGGTCAGAGCACCGACGCGCGGTTCCGCGAGGTGCGGTACCGGGGCATGTTCCACGCGCTCTTCCGCATCTGCCGCGAAGAGGGCGGACGGGCCCTGTATTCGGG GATCGCCCCGGCCCTGCTGAGACAGGCGTCCTACGGCACCATCAAGATCGGGATCTACCAGAGCCTGAAGCGGCTCTTCGTGGATCGCATGGAAG ATGAAACATTGCTCATCAATGTGATCTGTGGGGTGGTGTCGGGGGTCATCTCTTCTGCGCTGGCCAATCCCACTGATGTGCTGAAG ATCCGAATGCAGGCTCAGGGCAGCTTGTTCCAGGGGGGGATGATTGGCAGCTTCATTGACATCTACCAACAGGAAGGTACCCGAGGCCTCTGGAGG GGTGTTGTCCCCACGGCCCAGCGAGCAGCCATCGTGGTGGGGGTGGAGCTGCCAGTCTACGACATCACCAAGAAGCATCTGATCCTGTCAGGCCTCATGGGGGACACCATCTTTGCCCACTTCAT TTCCAGCTTCACGTGCgggctggcaggagccatcGCCTCCAACCCCGTGGACGTGGTGCGGACGCGGATGATGAACCAGCGCGCGATCGTGGGCAGCACTGAGCTCTACAAGGGCACCCTGGATGGCCTCGTCaag acaTGGAAGAGTGAGGGCTTCTTTGCACTCTACAAAGGCTTCTGGCCTAACTGGCTTCGTCTGGGTCCCTGGAACATCATC TTTTTTATCACATACGAGCAGTTGAAGCGCCTCCCCTTCTGA
- the GPR119 gene encoding glucose-dependent insulinotropic receptor, which translates to MADNRVGDAPSLWCVSREAATASWALGAVLAVLASLIIVANVLVAIVLLCHIRKSGSKGLCFVLNLALADATVGFTVMGLAIDELSQPFHASQNFCILRMAFVTSSCAASILSLILVACDRHLAIRKPFHYFQLVTGPRVGLCLVGLWLFAAIIGFLPVFIPSFQRISNHWKCSFFNLFQPSYMLTMFCLGFFPSLFLFLYLYCDMLKIASVHVQHIQEVEQAGLGGGCPPPRATSDMKAMRTVAVLIGCFTLSWLPFFIASVVQMACPECFPYKVIENFLWLLGLGNSLLNPLLYSYWQRDVQLQLSQLAAGVKRRVLLHLGNGRCFPGRDTKAPPAVSCLELQD; encoded by the coding sequence ATGGCTGATAATCGTGTTGGGGATGCACCATCCCTGTGGTGTGTCTCACGTGAGGCAGCCACGGCCAGCTGGGCCCTGGGAGCCGTCCTCGCCGTGCTGGCCTCACTCATCATCGTTGCCAACGTGCTGGTGgccattgtcctgctctgccacaTCCGGAAGAGCGGCTCCAAGGGGCTCTGTTTTGTCCTCAATCTTGCCTTGGCGGATGCCACGGTTGGTTTCACAGTCATGGGCCTGGCCATAGACGAGCTTTCCCAGCCCTTTCATGCTTCCCAGAACTTTTGCATCCTGAGAATGGCTTTTGTGACCTCTTCCTGTGCTGCCTCCATCCTGTCCCTGATCCTGGTTGCATGTGACAGGCACCTGGCAATCCGGAAGCCTTTCCACTATTTCCAGCTGGTGACAGGCCCGCGAGTCGGGCTGTGCTTGGTGGGGCTCTGGCTGTTTGCTGCCATCATCGGCTTCCTCCCGGTCTTCATCCCAAGCTTCCAGAGGATCTCCAACCATTGGAAATGCTCCTTCTTCAACCTCTTCCAGCCTTCCTACATGCTCACCATGTTCTGCCTTGGCTTCTTCCCCTcactcttcctcttcctctacCTCTACTGTGACATGCTGAAAATCGCCTCGGTGCACgtgcagcacatccaggaggtGGAGCAGGCGGGGCTGGGTGGGGGCTGTCCCCCACCCCGTGCCACCAGTGACATGAAGGCCATGCGCACGGTGGCCGTGCTCATTGGGTGCTTCACCCTCTCTTGGCTGCCCTTCTTCATCGCCAGCGTCGTGCAGATGGCCTGCCCTGAGTGCTTCCCCTACAAAGTCATTGAGAACttcctctggctgctggggctgggcaacTCCCTCCTGAACCCACTGCTCTATTCCTACTGGCAGAGGGAcgtgcagctccagctctcccagctggctgcaggtgtGAAGAGGAGAGTCCTGCTCCACCTGGGCAATGGACGCTGTTTCCCTGGCAGAGACACCAAGGCTCCTCCTGCGGTgtcctgcctggagctccaggactGA